Proteins from a genomic interval of Pan paniscus chromosome Y, NHGRI_mPanPan1-v2.0_pri, whole genome shotgun sequence:
- the LOC129395758 gene encoding LOW QUALITY PROTEIN: testis-specific Y-encoded protein 3 (The sequence of the model RefSeq protein was modified relative to this genomic sequence to represent the inferred CDS: substituted 1 base at 1 genomic stop codon), producing MRPEGSLSYRVPXRLRQGSCGVGRAAQALVRASAEEGTAFRMEAVQEGAAGVESEQAALGEEAVLLLDDIMAEVEVVAEEEGLVERQEEAQRAQPGPGPMTPESALEELLAVQVELEPVNAQARKAFSRQREKMERRRKPHLDRRGAVIQSVPGFWANVIANHPQMSALITDEDEDMLSYMVSLEVEEEKHPVHLCKIMLFFRSNPYFQNEVITKEYLVNITEYRASHSTPIEWYPYYEVEAYRRRHHSSSLNFFNWFSDHNFAGSNKIAEILCKDLWRNPLQYYKRMKPPEEGTETSGDSQLLS from the exons ATGCGCCCTGAGGGCTCGCTGAGCTACCGGGTGCCATAGAGGCTGCGGCAGGGTTCCTGTGGCGTGGGTCGGGCAGCACAGGCCTTGGTGCGTGCGAGTGCCGAGGAGGGCACCGCCTTCAGGATGGAGGCTGTACAGGAGGGGGCGGCCGGGGTGGAGAGTGAGCAGGCGGCTTTGGGGGAGGAGGCGGTGCTGCTGTTGGATGACATAAtggcggaggtggaggtggtggcggaGGAGGAGGGCCTCGTGGAGCGGCAGGAGGAGGCCCagcgggcacagcctggccctgggcccatgaccccagagtctgcactggaggagctgctggccgTTCAGGTGGAGCTGGAGCCGGTTAATGCCCAAGCCAGGAAGGCCTTTTCTCGGCAGCGGGAAAAGATGGAGCGGAGGCGCAAGCCCCACCTAGACCGCAGAGGCGCCGTCATCCAGAGCGTCCCTGGCTTCTGGGCCAATGTT ATTGCAAACCACCCCCAGATGTCAGCCCTGATCACTGACGAAGATGAAGACATGCTGAGCTACATGGTCAGCCTGGAG GTGGAAGAAGAGAAGCATCCTGTTCATCTCTGCAAGATCATGTTGTTCTTTCGGAGTAACCCCTACTTCCAGAATGAAGTGATTACCAAGGAATATCTGGTGAACATCACAG aatacagggcttctcattccactccaattgagTGGTATCCGTATTATGAAGTGGAGGCCTATCGCCGCAGACACCACAGCAGCAGCCTTAACTTCTTCAActggttctctgaccacaacttcGCAGGATCTAACAAGATTGCTGAG ATCCTATGTAAGGACCTGTGGCGCAATCCCCTGCAATACTACAAGAGGATGAAGCCACCTGAAGAGGGAACAGAGACGTCAG GGGACTCCCAGTTGTTGAGTTGA
- the LOC129395757 gene encoding RNA-binding motif protein, Y chromosome, family 1 member F/J-like isoform X1 yields the protein MVEADHPGKLFIGGLNRETNEKMLKAVFGKHGPISEVLLIKDRTSKSRGFAFITFENPADAKNAAKDMNGKSLDGKAIKVEQAKKPSFQSDGRRRPPASSRTRSPSGSLRSARGSSGGTRGWLPSHEGHLDDGGYTPDLKMSYSRGLTPVKRGPSSRSGGPPLKKSAPSAVARSSSWMGSQGPMSQRRENYGVPPRRGTISSWRNDRMSPRYDGYATNDGNHPSCQETRDYAPPSRGYAYCDNGHSNRDEHSSRGYRNHRSSRETRDYAPPSRGHAYRDCGHSRRHETYSRGYRNHRSSRETRDYPPPSRGHAYHDYGHSRRHESYSRAYRNSPSSRETRDYTPPPRDYAYRDYGHSSWDEHSSRGYSYHDGYGEALGRDHSEHLRGSSYRDAFQGYGTSHDAPPARGPRMSYGGSTCHAYSNTRDRYGRSWESYSRSCGDFHYCDREHVCRKDQRNPPSLGRVLPDPREAYGSSSYVASIVDGGESRSEKGDSSRY from the exons ATGGTAGAAGCAGATCATCCTGGCAAGCTTTTCATTGGTGGCCTCAATAGAGAAACCAATGAGAAGATGCTTAAAGCAGTATTTGGGAAACATGGTCCCATATCAGAAG ttcttttgataAAGGATCGAACCAGCAAATCCAGAGGCTTTGCATTTATTACTTTTGAGAACCCTGCAGATGCTAAGAATGCTGCCAAAGATATGAATGGAAAG TCTTTGGatggaaaagcaataaaagtagaACAAGCCAAGAAACCATCTTTTCAAAGTGATGGTAGGCGGAGACCACCAGCTTCTTCGAGAACCAGAAGCCCTTCAGGAAGTCTGAGATCTGCAAGAGGAAGCAGTGGAGGAACAAGAGGGTGGCTTCCCTCACATGAAGGACACCtgg atgatggtggatacactcctgatctcaagatgaGTTATTCTAGGggactcactccagttaaaagagGTCCATCTTCAAGAAGTGGAGGTCCTCCTCTGAAAAAATCTGCTCCTTCTGCTGTGGCAAGAAGCAGTAGTTGGATGGGAAGCCAAG GTCCCATGTCACAAAGAAGAGAGAATTATGGAGTTCCTCCACGCAGAGGGACAATATCTTCCTGGAGAAATGATCGCATGTCACCAAGATATGATGGTTATGCAACTAACGATgg AAATCATCCAAGTTGCCAAGAAAcgagggattatgctccaccatctagaggctatGCATACTGTGATAATGGTCATTCTAAtcgggatgaacattcctctagaggatatag aaatcatcgaagttcccgagaaactagggattatgctccaccatctagaggccatGCATACCGTGACTGTGGTCATTCTCGTCGGCATGAAACTTATTCcagaggatatag aaatcatcgaagttcccgagaaactagggattatcctccaccatctagaggccatGCTTAccatgattatggtcattctcGTCGGCATGAAAGTTATTCTAGAGCATAtag AAATAGTCCAAGTTCCCGAGAAACCAGGGATTATACTCCACCACCTAGAGACTACGCATAccgtgattatggtcattctagttgggatgaacattcctctagaggatatag ttatCACGATGGCTACGGTGAGGCCCTTGGTAGAGATCATTCTGAACATCTACGTGGAAGTTCTTATAGAGATGCATTTCAGGGATACG GGACGTCTCATGATGCACCACCTGCACGAGGGCCTCGGATGTCTTATGGTGGAAGCACCTGCCATGCATATAGTAATACACGAGATAGATATGGCAGAAGTTGGGAGAGTTACTCAAGGAGCTGTGGTGATTTTCATTATTGTGATCGTGAGCATGTTTGCAGAAAAGACCAAAGGAATCCGCCTTCTCTGGGTAGGGTGCTCCCTGATCCTCGTGAAGCATATGGTAGCTCAAGTTATGTGGCATCTATAGTAGATGGTGGGGAGAGTCGATCTGAAAAAGGAGACTCGAGCAGATATTAA
- the LOC129395757 gene encoding RNA-binding motif protein, Y chromosome, family 1 member F/J-like isoform X2, whose product MVEADHPGKLFIGGLNRETNEKMLKAVFGKHGPISEVLLIKDRTSKSRGFAFITFENPADAKNAAKDMNGKSLDGKAIKVEQAKKPSFQSDGRRRPPASSRTRSPSGSLRSARGSSGGTRGWLPSHEGHLDDGGYTPDLKMSYSRGLTPVKRGPSSRSGGPPLKKSAPSAVARSSSWMGSQGPMSQRRENYGVPPRRGTISSWRNDRMSPRYDGYATNDGNHPSCQETRDYAPPSRGYAYCDNGHSNRDEHSSRGYRNHRSSRETRDYAPPSRGHAYRDCGHSRRHETYSRGYRNHRSSRETRDYPPPSRGHAYHDYGHSRRHESYSRAYSYHDGYGEALGRDHSEHLRGSSYRDAFQGYGTSHDAPPARGPRMSYGGSTCHAYSNTRDRYGRSWESYSRSCGDFHYCDREHVCRKDQRNPPSLGRVLPDPREAYGSSSYVASIVDGGESRSEKGDSSRY is encoded by the exons ATGGTAGAAGCAGATCATCCTGGCAAGCTTTTCATTGGTGGCCTCAATAGAGAAACCAATGAGAAGATGCTTAAAGCAGTATTTGGGAAACATGGTCCCATATCAGAAG ttcttttgataAAGGATCGAACCAGCAAATCCAGAGGCTTTGCATTTATTACTTTTGAGAACCCTGCAGATGCTAAGAATGCTGCCAAAGATATGAATGGAAAG TCTTTGGatggaaaagcaataaaagtagaACAAGCCAAGAAACCATCTTTTCAAAGTGATGGTAGGCGGAGACCACCAGCTTCTTCGAGAACCAGAAGCCCTTCAGGAAGTCTGAGATCTGCAAGAGGAAGCAGTGGAGGAACAAGAGGGTGGCTTCCCTCACATGAAGGACACCtgg atgatggtggatacactcctgatctcaagatgaGTTATTCTAGGggactcactccagttaaaagagGTCCATCTTCAAGAAGTGGAGGTCCTCCTCTGAAAAAATCTGCTCCTTCTGCTGTGGCAAGAAGCAGTAGTTGGATGGGAAGCCAAG GTCCCATGTCACAAAGAAGAGAGAATTATGGAGTTCCTCCACGCAGAGGGACAATATCTTCCTGGAGAAATGATCGCATGTCACCAAGATATGATGGTTATGCAACTAACGATgg AAATCATCCAAGTTGCCAAGAAAcgagggattatgctccaccatctagaggctatGCATACTGTGATAATGGTCATTCTAAtcgggatgaacattcctctagaggatatag aaatcatcgaagttcccgagaaactagggattatgctccaccatctagaggccatGCATACCGTGACTGTGGTCATTCTCGTCGGCATGAAACTTATTCcagaggatatag aaatcatcgaagttcccgagaaactagggattatcctccaccatctagaggccatGCTTAccatgattatggtcattctcGTCGGCATGAAAGTTATTCTAGAGCATAtag ttatCACGATGGCTACGGTGAGGCCCTTGGTAGAGATCATTCTGAACATCTACGTGGAAGTTCTTATAGAGATGCATTTCAGGGATACG GGACGTCTCATGATGCACCACCTGCACGAGGGCCTCGGATGTCTTATGGTGGAAGCACCTGCCATGCATATAGTAATACACGAGATAGATATGGCAGAAGTTGGGAGAGTTACTCAAGGAGCTGTGGTGATTTTCATTATTGTGATCGTGAGCATGTTTGCAGAAAAGACCAAAGGAATCCGCCTTCTCTGGGTAGGGTGCTCCCTGATCCTCGTGAAGCATATGGTAGCTCAAGTTATGTGGCATCTATAGTAGATGGTGGGGAGAGTCGATCTGAAAAAGGAGACTCGAGCAGATATTAA